The genomic region GTAAAATAAATGTTAGCAAAgacacttaaaaaaaaaaagaaaaaaaaatcagataCAAACGTTACAAATATACAAAGTGGTGAGTATTTTCATTTTCTTCCCGTTTCACGCATCATTCTCACTCTCGAAGCTGCACCTCTGGTTCCTCCTCAATCATCTCTTGTTCCGTCTCTTCAAGCTCTCGCTCCGCCTAATTGATCTCACGGTTCGCGAATCAAAACCACAATCGCGTGTTCTCACTCTCACTCCAACTTGTGTTGTCTCGCCTCTGGTTCATCTTCTCACACCGTCGTTTTGCCTCTGGTTCATCCTCTCGCGCCGTCGTCTTCTCACCGGTTCCATCGGCTGCTCGTCCCACAGCCTGGTGAGTTCTAGTTCTCTTATTCCGTTAGTATTTTTCTCCTTCAATCCTCTTTAATCtttacataataattaatttgatgTATAACTATTAGTTGATTTAGGTTTTTAATTGGTTATTTAGTAGTTAAGTTTTGAATTTAAGTTTTGATTAAGTTGTTTATTTGCTGATCAAGTTGTTAAAAATCATATATTATTAGGTTTTCATATCCTCTGTTTTCTAGTTGCTTTTTCTTACTAAACTTGGattctaatttctaatttctGTTTTGTTTGATATTGCTAATTGAAAAAATTCAATTATTGATTCCATCATTTCTATGCACGAAGACATTGTTGTATAGAATAGTAATTAATTTGACACAAAATAAGATTTAGTTTGTTAAAAAGATTCAGTATCCAAAATTCCAAATTATTTTACTTATAATACTTCTAACTCAAGCATATTAACACATTTACATTATCATATTATACATAGGCCCTTGAAAAGTGTCAACTTGGTGATGAagttagaagaaaagaagaaaatttggACTCTCCAGGTTTGCGTTctattttttttgaatcaataaTTATATATCCTCCTAATTTATAACGAGAAAAATTTTGATTACTCTACATGAATATAGTGATACAGTAACCTTTGAAGTTATTGCTAAGGCAAAATTGATGCTGCAGTTAGCGAAAATGACGAGAATTGGAGCATGGGACAGAGGCTATTGGTGTGCCTTGGTAGGGTGCTTTTGAAGAAAATTTAGCCACTCCATgaattggaattcttattaagcaGTTTACTACAAATTTATAATCATCCTCTTGGGCTTTTTACTTTACTGAACAATGAAACATTGTTACTTAAAGCCTTTGATAGAATATTAGAATGACTTCTTTTTTGTTAAGCTTTTGGTTGTGTTCTAATTTGTTTTCTTATGAGATGAAGTGTTTTAATGGTGATGCAGGAGAGAAAAAGTTTGCGGAGTGCTTTGTCTATAAACAGCAAGGACACTTGAGTAAAAAGTGCCCTCAAAATGCTCATGGTATCTATCCTAAGgtattattgtttctctttcttGTTTGCCATGTCAAATATATCATGATGTATTAGCCAAACACTTGAATCAACTGTCTAATCTATATTAAGTAATTGTTTATACTAGAGTGGTTGTTATAAAATATGTAGTGGCATGACACATTTGGCAAGGGATTGTCccgaaaaagggaagaaagcacCTTTTGCTGCTAATGGGCCTGCTGATGGATGTAAGTCTATTCCTATATTCATGGTTTTGATATCTAAAGTTTCATCTTTTGTTTAGTTTGTATGGGGCCCATATCTCCTTTGTTTGTATTTCCAAACATACATCTGATATTATTTATGTTTTGCTGCTATTTAGCTGCATTTAGATCCAGTCTGCAAGTAGAATAATGATTGACCTTAACCTCAAGTACATGCAAGTGGTGGAGGTGCACTGCTTTTGCTTGTTCATCACCTTATGATAACTAAAAGAATTGCtgctaaaaaaaattagtgctaTTGTTTGCTctaaatctaatttattctcttGTTGGGTGTTCTAAATTGATACTATGGAGCCATAGGATATCATGGAGTGGCTAATCAAATACTTGCCTCTGACAGTTGTATAAGAAAATGACGTTCTTCATCACTGAGCTCTAAATCTGATTTCCTCTTGTTGGCATTGTTGAGGCATTTGGATTTTGGTATTTGAGTATTCAAATTTTCAGTAGGAAAATTGGTAAGTTCACCCAACACAACGCCCTTCCTCTTGAGGGGTTGATTCTCAGTGAGGTTTGCGGTCATGGCCCTCCTCTTTGTGGCGGCACGAGTTTCTATCTCTGAAGGTGCCTCTCTTTGAAGAAAGGggatagagaaagagagagggcaaTAAGAATGagcagagaagagaggaagagggTGCCAAATTTGAAGGGAGGAATATTGAAAGAGACAATTGGGATTTTCACTGTTGGCATAGTACCAGGTTTGAAACTTGTTATCATGCCTTCTGATAATGTGTTACTATATTTTCTCTCAAATTCCAAACTTCATTGAAGTCTTAATCAACTTGTTGTataatgtgtttttatttttgttttttcagatTCTTCTGATAATGTTTGTATATAAATTGTACGCTTAGCATGGGGTTTGATGCAATTACACTCAAAAGTGGCTGGGATGAGTATGGCATTGCCTATGGCAGGCCTATAAAAAAATGTGCACATCAGAAGAGTGCATCTCCAATCTTCTTCCGGCTCTACTCTTGCGTTTGGCAGTGACATGTCCGGCGGCATTTCGAATGTCCTAGTGGAGCATGTTCATCTCTACAACTAAAAAACCAGCATTGTGTTCAGAACCACCAGGGGAAGAGGTGGTTACATGAAGGAGATAGTTATATCAGACATAGTTATATTGAAGAACATGACTGGGACAAGATTCTCAAGTAATCTAAAAGAGTGGCATGGATAAAATTTACATGGTTTTGTTTTGTTAGTATGTGTGCCACCATGTAAATTCTGTGGTCTATTTGATGGAGTTAATCTTTCCTTCGCCTGCAGGTTTTCGGACTTGGCTGGCTATGGAGTAGCTGTAGCCATTTCCAAAGAATTTGAGGGTTCATTTCGTGGTCTCACGTATAAATCTCCACTGCTTGATCTTATGATCAAAAGTGGGAGAAATGGTAATACTTATTTTTCAGTTAAATTAAGCTTTCTTTGTGCCGAGGACATGCTTCAATTTTCATTTGTTTACATAACACATTCTTTCCTTGATCACTTGTGTCCTTTCAGGCAAAAATAATGGGAAAGGATACTACATTTATGAAAAAGGTAGCAAGCCAAAACTCGATCTTTCAATATTACCAATTGTTGAAGAGTCGAGAAGATTTGCCAATATTATGCCTGGTGGAAAGGtacttttcttttgaaaatgcTGTATTGCAAGTGATTGTTTGATCATAAGCTTCCTCTCTCACTAGATTGTATCTATATCTTCTTGAATTTGCTCGTCGGCATTAGCTTGTGTAGTGAAGCTGATAGCATTTATTCCTTTTGCAGCCTATATCTATTACTGACCATGAGATTGTAGAGATGATACTCTTTCTAATAGTGAACGAGGCATGCCGTGTTTTAGATGAAAGAATGGTTATTCAAGCATCAGACCTCGATATTGCTTGTGTTCTTGGGATGAGCTTCCCTAGTTACAGGTGGGtttaccctttcctttttctttcctcGTCTAAAATATTGAAGGGCTAAAGCTAAGAAAAGGAATTTATAAAAGCATTCCAAAATCATTTGCTTCCATGTAATAATTTGTAAACTATTTGAACTCTTAAACCATCATTTATGTTACTGCCCCTTTTGTACTTATCTAGTCCAGCATGTTTTATGATCAGCTTTCTAGTTGGGGCAAAGGATGTATATAACAGCCTAAAAAAATGGTCAGAATTATATGGTAACTTCTATAAGCCATCAAGGTATCTGGAGGAAAGGGCAATTCAGGGCATTTCTTTGGTAAGACTCTATATCTGTTATTTTCTATTTGAATTTCATGGAACTtagtatttttaatttcttttgtatATGAGAAAAAAATGTTAAATTGACATAGTTATCCTTATCTAAATATCCTAAGGTAACTATGTCAATTTAACATTTTTTTCTCATATACAAAGGAAATTGAAAATACTAAGTTCCATGAAATTCAAATAGAAAATAACAGATATAGAGTCTTACCAAAGGAATGCCCTGAATTGCCCTTTCCTCCAGATACCTTGATGGCTTATAGAAGTTACCATATAATTCTGACCATTTCTTTAGGCTGTTATATACATCCTTTGCCCCAACTAGAAAGCTGATCATAAAACATGCTGGACTAGATAAGTACAAAAGGGGCAATAACATAAATGATGGTTTAAGAGTTCAAATAGTTTACAAATTATTACATGGAAGCAAATGATTTTGCAATGCTTTTATAAATTCCTTTTCTTAGCTTTAGCCCTTCAATATTTTAGACgaggaaagaaaaaggaaagggtaaaCCCACCTGTAACTAGGGAAGCTCATCCCAAGAACACAATTCGAGGTCTAATGCTTGAATAACATTCTTTCATCTAAAACACGGCATGCCTTGTTCACTATTGGAAAGAGTATCATCTCTACAATCTCTTGGTCAGTAATAGATATAGGCTGCAAAAGGAATAAATGCTATCAGCTTCACTACACAAGCTAATGTCGACGAGCAAATTCAAGAAGATATAGATTCAATCTAGTGAGAGAGGAAGCTTATGATCAAACAATCACTTGCAATACAgcattttcaaaagaaaagtaCCTTTCCACCAGGCATAATATTGGCAAATCTTCTCGACTCTTCAACAATTGGTAATATTGAAAGATCGGGTTTTGGCTTGCTACCTTTTTCATAAATGTAGTATCCTTTCCCATTATTTTTGCCTGAAAGGACACAAGTGATCAAGGAAAGAATGTGTTATGTAAACAAATGAAAATTGAAGCATGTCCTCGGCACAAAGAAAGCTTAATTTAACTGAAAAATAAGTATTACCATTTCTCCCACTTTTGATCATAAGATCAAGCAGTGGAGATTTATATGTGAGACCACGAAATGAACCCTCAAATTCTTTGGAAACGGCTACAGCTACTCCATAGCCAGCCAAGTCCGAAAGCCTGCAGGCGAAGGAAAGATTAACTCCATCAAATAGACCACAGAATTTACATGGTGGCACACATACTAACAAAACAAAACCATGTAAATTTTATCCATGCCACTCTTTTAGATTACTTGAGAATCTTGTCCCAGTCATGTTCTTCAATATAACTATGTCTGATATAACTATCTCCTTCATGTAACCACCTCTTCCCCTGGTGGTTCTGAACATAATGCTAGTTTTTGAGTTGTAGAGATGAACATGCTCCACTAGGACATTCGAAATGCCACCGGACATGTCATTGCCAAACGCAAGAGTAGAGCCGGAAGAAGATTGGAGATGCACCCTTCTGATGTGCACA from Arachis ipaensis cultivar K30076 chromosome B02, Araip1.1, whole genome shotgun sequence harbors:
- the LOC110269336 gene encoding peroxisomal fatty acid beta-oxidation multifunctional protein AIM1-like; amino-acid sequence: MSREERKRVPNLKGGILKETIGIFTVGIVPDSSDNNHQGKRWLHEGDSYIRHSYIEEHDWDKILKFSDLAGYGVAVAISKEFEGSFRGLTYKSPLLDLMIKSGRNGKNNGKGYYIYEKGSKPKLDLSILPIVEESRRFANIMPGGKPISITDHEIVEMILFLIVNEACRVLDERMVIQASDLDIACVLGMSFPSYSPACFMISFLVGAKDVYNSLKKWSELYGNFYKPSRYLEERAIQGISLAVIYILCPN